A single region of the Vicia villosa cultivar HV-30 ecotype Madison, WI linkage group LG4, Vvil1.0, whole genome shotgun sequence genome encodes:
- the LOC131599049 gene encoding gamma-soluble NSF attachment protein-like, with the protein MASSDPNKLLTKADKLTKLSLTRWSADWKTATGLYEQAAIGFRASKNHEKAKLAFEKASQGQEMLSSPWDAAKLMESAAALAKELSNWREVGDFYQKASQLYMECGRPQPASDALAKGARALEDTMPEEAIQLYTDACTILEDDDKDQMAFDLYRAVTSVYIKLEKYTDAASSLLRLGLAADKCNATNSQSKAYLSAIIVYLYAHDFQQAEKCYNDCSQIEAFLKSDHNRCASKFLAAYTDGDVDEIKKIAQSSAVNHLDHAIIRLARKLPTGDVSALKTATAEDDEEPLDENDLT; encoded by the exons ATGGCATCCTCTGATCCCAACAAGTTGTTAACCAAAGCTGATAAACT AACAAAACTCAGTCTCACTAGGTGGAGTGCTGATTGGAAGACTGCTACTGGTCTTTATGAGCAGGCTG CTATTGGGTTTAGAGCTTCCAAGAATCATGAGAAAGCCAAGTTGGCTTTTGAGAAAGCTTCACAAGGACAAGAGATGCTTTCTTC ACCTTGGGATGCAGCTAAGCTCATGGAATCTGCTGCTGCTCTGGCCAAGGAACTGAGCAACTGGAGAGAAGTTGGAGACTTCTATCAAAAGGCATCTCAGTTGTACATGGAGTGCGGTAGACCACAACCTGCATCGGACGCTCTTGCAAAGGGAGCTCG TGCTTTAGAAGATACCATGCCTGAAGAAGCTATTCAGTTATATACAGATGCTTGTACAATTCTAGAAGACGATGATAAGGATCAGATGGCGTTTGATCTATACCGTGCTGTAACTAGTGTTTATATAAAACTTGAGAA ATATACAGATGCCGCATCTTCCCTGTTGAGATTGGGCTTGGCAGCTGACAAATGCAATGCTACCAATAGTCAGTCCAAG GCTTATCTTAGTGCCATTATTGTCTACCTTTATGCTCACGACTTTCAGCAAGCAGAGAAATGCTATAATGACTGCTCTCA GATTGAAGCTTTTCTCAAAAGTGACCACAATCGTTGTGCTAGCAAGTTTCTTGCTGCTTACACAGATGGAGACGTCGACGAAATCAAAAAAATTGCTCAGTCTAGCGCTGTTAACCATCTTGACCATGCA ATCATTCGGCTCGCGAGGAAACTTCCAACTGGCGATGTGAGTGCATTAAAGACTGCCACGGCCGAAGATGACGAGGAACCACTGGACGAAAATGACCTGACTTAA
- the LOC131597032 gene encoding FAS1 domain-containing protein SELMODRAFT_448915-like produces the protein MENTNHYPHFLIITLIFFTTFTPCTSSTTTNNNTPSSTTPSPPMPTQELNNILDALIGSGDTTITKWLSILSMSNPSLSLTLFIPQQTLSPSSTLDPFTFPYHIVPQRLSFADLLLLPRYSRLPTLLPGKSIAITDNSIGNFTIDDVLLTHPDLYNTSSLAVHGIERLLDYSIFGDDASMMPNSPNFLPVGETWKSDAFSASVSIFLLVICFVLQQLIFFV, from the coding sequence ATGGAAAACACCAACCACTAtcctcatttcctcatcatcacACTCATCTTCTTCACAACCTTCACACCATGCACTAGCTCCACAaccaccaacaacaacacacCATCATCAACAACACCATCTCCACCAATGCCAACTCAAGAACTAAACAACATTCTTGACGCACTCATAGGCTCAGGAGACACAACCATAACCAAATGGCTAAGCATCTTATCAATGTCAAACCCATCACTAAGCCTAACACTCTTCATCCCTCAACAAACACTCTCACCATCCTCCACACTAGACCCCTTCACTTTCCCATACCATATCGTCCCACAACGTCTCTCCTTTGccgacctcctcctcctccctcGCTACTCCCGTCTCCCCACTCTCCTCCCCGGTAAAAGCATCGCCATCACCGATAACTCCATCGGTAACTTCACCATCGACGATGTCCTCCTCACTCATCCTGATCTTTATAACACTTCTTCGCTCGCTGTTCATGGCATTGAGAGGCTTCTTGATTACTCTATCTTTGGTGATGATGCATCCATGATGCCTAATTCGCCTAACTTTTTGCCCGTCGGAGAAACATGGAAGTCGGACGCGTTCTCGGCCTCCGTTAGTATCTTCTTGTTGGTTATATGTTTTGTTCTTCAGCAACTCATCTTCTTTGTGTAA